Proteins encoded within one genomic window of Rhodothermales bacterium:
- the hemB gene encoding porphobilinogen synthase, with product MLPYRPRRMRRTENLRRLNRETRLSIDSLVAPLFVVAGEGIRQPIDAMPGQYRFSVDTLVEEARALHALGIPAIALFPAIEEALKDPKGSAGLDPYGLFPHAIRSVKAAVPDLLVISDVALDPYSSDGHDGVVHHGQIDNDASVELLAQMAVVQAEAGADIIAPSDMMDGRVLAIRSELDDAGFADRAILAYSAKYASAYYGPFREALDSAPRSRPGIPGDKKTYQMDPANAREALREVGLDVDEGADMVMVKPALHYLDVIHRIREVAEVPVAAYHVSGEYAMIKAAAQRGWLDERTAALETLTAIHRAGADIILTYFARQAAEWLGERKK from the coding sequence ATGCTTCCCTACCGCCCCCGTCGGATGCGCCGGACGGAAAACCTGCGCCGGCTCAACCGGGAGACGCGTCTTTCGATAGACAGCCTCGTCGCGCCGCTGTTTGTCGTCGCCGGCGAGGGCATCCGGCAGCCGATCGACGCCATGCCGGGGCAATATCGGTTCTCGGTGGACACCCTTGTCGAGGAAGCGCGCGCCCTTCACGCCCTCGGCATCCCCGCCATCGCCCTGTTTCCCGCTATCGAAGAAGCGCTGAAGGACCCGAAAGGAAGCGCCGGCCTCGACCCGTACGGCCTGTTTCCCCACGCGATACGGTCCGTCAAAGCGGCTGTGCCAGACCTGCTCGTCATCTCGGATGTCGCGCTTGACCCCTATTCGTCGGACGGCCACGACGGGGTCGTGCACCACGGGCAGATCGACAACGACGCCTCGGTGGAGCTCCTCGCGCAGATGGCCGTCGTCCAGGCGGAAGCCGGCGCGGACATCATCGCCCCGTCGGACATGATGGACGGCCGCGTCCTGGCGATCCGGAGCGAACTCGACGACGCCGGCTTCGCCGACCGCGCCATCCTCGCCTACTCCGCCAAATACGCCTCCGCCTATTACGGCCCCTTCCGCGAGGCGCTCGACTCCGCCCCCCGCTCCCGTCCCGGCATCCCGGGCGACAAAAAGACCTACCAGATGGACCCCGCCAACGCCCGCGAGGCGCTCCGGGAGGTCGGGCTGGATGTCGACGAAGGGGCGGACATGGTGATGGTCAAGCCGGCGCTCCACTACCTGGACGTCATCCACCGCATCCGCGAGGTGGCGGAGGTGCCCGTCGCCGCCTACCATGTGAGCGGCGAATACGCCATGATCAAGGCCGCCGCCCAACGCGGCTGGCTCGACGAACGCACCGCCGCACTGGAAACCCTAACCGCCATCCACCGCGCCGGCGCCGACATCATCCTCACCTATTTTGCCCGACAGGCGGCGGAATGGCTTGGGGAAAGGAAAAAGTGA